The proteins below come from a single Ktedonobacteraceae bacterium genomic window:
- a CDS encoding sugar ABC transporter permease, translated as MRRGQWIAVLWTMPALAFYALFALFPMFIALYLSFTQWNGLSPEVWVGIQNWIALFSDSVTGHALFLTLELMALSWVIQTPVSLLLGVFMAGTQRYRSVLGFFYFIPLLFSTVAVGLTWLSILDPNFGLLNTLLNAIGLSGLTRGWLGDPSLAFYVIVALIAWQFIPFHALLYMGGTRQIPRELYEAANIDGANRMQQFFSITLPQLKYTIVTSTTLILTGSLTYFDLIWVTTGGGPGYATRTLPLQMYITAFQNEAVGYGSVLAVLLAVIGILLSLILLRFTGFARMSSQREGL; from the coding sequence ATGCGACGAGGACAGTGGATAGCAGTACTGTGGACGATGCCGGCGCTGGCGTTTTACGCGCTTTTTGCCCTTTTTCCGATGTTCATTGCGCTCTACCTCAGCTTTACGCAATGGAATGGCCTTTCGCCGGAGGTGTGGGTCGGTATCCAAAACTGGATCGCGCTATTTTCCGATTCTGTTACCGGTCACGCGCTTTTCCTCACGCTTGAATTAATGGCGCTGAGCTGGGTTATTCAAACGCCGGTAAGCCTGCTGCTGGGCGTTTTTATGGCGGGCACGCAGCGTTATCGCTCGGTACTGGGTTTCTTCTATTTCATACCGCTGCTCTTCTCAACGGTTGCTGTCGGTTTGACATGGCTATCAATCCTTGATCCAAACTTTGGCCTGCTCAATACACTGCTCAATGCTATTGGACTGTCGGGCTTGACGAGAGGATGGTTGGGTGACCCGAGCCTGGCATTTTATGTCATCGTTGCCCTGATTGCCTGGCAGTTCATTCCCTTTCACGCGCTGCTCTATATGGGCGGCACGCGTCAAATTCCCAGAGAGCTGTACGAGGCGGCGAATATCGATGGGGCTAATCGTATGCAGCAATTCTTCTCGATTACGCTGCCCCAGCTCAAATACACAATTGTTACTTCTACGACGCTGATCCTTACGGGGTCGCTCACGTACTTTGATCTCATCTGGGTGACAACCGGTGGAGGGCCGGGCTACGCCACACGCACATTGCCGCTCCAGATGTATATTACTGCTTTTCAGAACGAAGCGGTGGGCTATGGGAGCGTACTGGCGGTGCTACTGGCGGTGATCGGCATTCTGCTCTCACTCATCCTCTTGCGCTTCACCGGTTTTGCCAGGATGTCAAGCCAGCGCGAGGGATTATAG
- a CDS encoding substrate-binding domain-containing protein: MQEKISRRTFLQLTGAAALSTTLAGCFGVGSSQTTGGGSGSATITIWDIRTGSEQQVVKDITNTFNASHKNIHAVVDFFQNDPYKQKLQVAMGAHNPPDIFFGWGGGVLKSYIDANDVYDMTADLNADPSWQNRYLPAVMSSVTFNGKIYGVPNSGMQPVMFFYNKAIFDQYHLTVPQTWNDLLNIISTLKQHNVIPIALAGGSKWPYLMYEEYLVDRFGGPGAFDAVFANQPNAWSQDAFMKANAAIQQLVSMGAFGSSFASVVADTNQDAALVYTGKAAMMLQGNWNFPVFETNSPQFVQSGKLGWFLFPAVEGGSGDPKDLAGNPCNYYSIASASKSPQSCVAYLKDAVLGNDDIQKLIGLGDVPPVQGIQTQLANAPNSEWLQFNYNIVQNAPHYQLSWDQALSPQAAQALLTNLDQLFLKQITPQQFSANMNQTITTA; the protein is encoded by the coding sequence ATGCAAGAAAAGATATCTCGCCGCACCTTTCTCCAGCTAACGGGCGCGGCGGCGCTCTCGACAACGCTGGCGGGTTGCTTTGGAGTTGGCAGTAGTCAGACAACGGGAGGGGGAAGTGGTAGTGCGACTATCACTATCTGGGATATCCGCACTGGCAGCGAGCAGCAAGTCGTGAAGGATATCACGAATACGTTTAACGCTTCGCATAAGAACATCCACGCGGTCGTCGACTTCTTCCAGAACGATCCCTACAAGCAAAAATTGCAGGTGGCAATGGGAGCACATAATCCGCCCGATATCTTCTTTGGCTGGGGCGGTGGCGTTCTCAAAAGCTATATAGACGCGAACGATGTGTACGACATGACCGCCGATTTGAACGCGGACCCATCCTGGCAGAATCGCTATCTGCCGGCGGTGATGTCGTCCGTTACGTTCAATGGCAAGATTTATGGGGTGCCGAATAGTGGTATGCAGCCGGTGATGTTCTTCTATAACAAGGCGATCTTCGATCAGTACCACCTGACGGTCCCGCAAACCTGGAACGACCTGCTGAATATTATCAGCACGTTGAAGCAGCACAATGTTATTCCGATTGCGCTGGCAGGCGGAAGCAAATGGCCGTACCTGATGTATGAAGAGTATCTTGTCGATAGATTTGGCGGGCCAGGAGCATTTGATGCTGTTTTCGCCAATCAACCGAACGCGTGGTCGCAAGATGCCTTTATGAAAGCCAACGCTGCTATTCAGCAGTTAGTAAGTATGGGGGCGTTTGGTTCGTCTTTTGCCTCGGTAGTCGCGGATACGAACCAGGATGCGGCGCTGGTATACACAGGGAAAGCGGCGATGATGTTACAGGGAAACTGGAACTTCCCTGTTTTTGAGACGAATAGCCCGCAATTTGTGCAAAGTGGCAAGCTTGGCTGGTTCCTCTTCCCGGCTGTTGAAGGTGGCTCGGGCGATCCAAAGGACCTGGCGGGAAATCCCTGCAATTACTATTCCATTGCGTCCGCTTCCAAGTCTCCACAGAGCTGCGTCGCCTATCTCAAGGATGCTGTTCTGGGCAATGATGACATCCAGAAATTGATTGGCCTGGGTGATGTGCCGCCGGTGCAGGGGATACAAACGCAGCTGGCGAACGCGCCAAATAGCGAGTGGCTGCAATTCAATTACAATATTGTGCAGAACGCTCCTCATTACCAGTTATCCTGGGACCAGGCGTTGTCGCCGCAGGCTGCACAGGCGCTGCTCACGAATCTTGATCAGTTGTTCCTGAAACAGATTACGCCGCAGCAATTCTCAGCCAATATGAACCAGACGATTACTACGGCTTGA
- a CDS encoding LacI family DNA-binding transcriptional regulator, with protein MKQEASKRRTIAEIAAKAGVSVPTVSRVLNNRPDVAPGTRERVEQVIKESGFIRSRVRNALKESSGIIDMLVPDLATLYSVEIVRGVEEVLERTELRLALSLTHDSVQFEQRWLAKVIDGATDGAILVLAHGQSNRLDMLLRNKIPFVVVDHRGELGADVPSVGATNWLGGRMATEYLLSLGHRRIAIISGDSALRCSRDRIAGYRAALEDAGVAIDPELIRPGAFIQQTGYEQTCALLDLPEPPTAIFAGSDTQAMGVYSALRARGLSVPESMSVIGFDDVPIASIVTPALTTVRQPLVEMGRIATTMLLRQIAEEPLDSKRVELTTTLVVRESCARLH; from the coding sequence ATGAAACAGGAAGCATCTAAACGCAGAACTATCGCAGAGATTGCGGCAAAAGCGGGGGTTTCTGTTCCCACTGTCTCGCGTGTCTTGAATAACCGGCCAGATGTGGCGCCAGGGACGCGGGAGCGTGTGGAGCAGGTGATCAAAGAGAGTGGTTTTATACGCAGCCGGGTGAGAAATGCCTTGAAAGAGAGCAGTGGCATTATCGATATGCTGGTGCCCGACCTGGCGACGCTTTATTCGGTAGAAATCGTGCGCGGCGTTGAAGAGGTGCTGGAGCGCACAGAGCTACGGCTGGCGCTTTCGCTCACGCATGATTCTGTGCAATTTGAGCAGCGATGGCTCGCCAAAGTAATTGATGGCGCGACGGATGGGGCAATTCTGGTGCTGGCTCATGGCCAATCGAATCGCCTGGATATGTTGCTGCGCAACAAAATCCCGTTTGTGGTGGTGGACCACCGTGGAGAACTGGGGGCAGATGTTCCATCGGTCGGGGCGACGAACTGGCTTGGTGGTCGTATGGCAACGGAGTACCTGCTTTCGCTTGGGCACCGGCGCATCGCGATTATCAGTGGTGATTCAGCATTGCGGTGCAGCCGGGATCGCATTGCGGGTTATCGAGCGGCCCTGGAAGATGCCGGGGTAGCTATTGATCCAGAATTAATACGCCCAGGTGCATTTATACAGCAGACAGGATACGAGCAGACCTGCGCGTTGTTGGACTTGCCGGAGCCACCCACGGCGATATTTGCCGGAAGCGATACACAGGCGATGGGCGTCTATAGCGCGTTACGCGCTCGCGGCCTCAGTGTTCCTGAGTCAATGAGCGTTATCGGCTTCGATGATGTGCCCATCGCTTCAATCGTGACGCCGGCGCTGACGACAGTACGACAACCGTTGGTCGAGATGGGCAGGATAGCCACAACGATGCTATTACGCCAGATCGCCGAGGAGCCGCTGGATAGTAAGCGCGTCGAGCTGACGACGACACTGGTCGTTCGCGAATCGTGCGCGCGCTTGCATTAG
- the pheA gene encoding prephenate dehydratase, translating to MTNQFNAPTETLSATQRTISAAFQGERGAFGDEAVRAYFGKEAQPVPCRSFADVFRAVATRQVEAGLVPVENSQAGSINEVYDLLRQYDLFVTGEISHPVNHCLLCLPGQQLSDIRRVISHPQALAQCDAFLRTLDVEIVATYDTAGSAKMVRQENLVGVAAIAGAGAAQLYELEILARDIQTIKDNYTRFIALGREPARRREGEAKTMLVMATAHQPGSLYTCLGVLAEKQINLLKLESRPSRHRIWEYVFYLDFEGHRDDPHVSAALADLAAYTTFCKVLGSFPKNT from the coding sequence ATGACGAATCAGTTCAACGCGCCAACCGAAACGCTTTCAGCTACTCAGCGCACCATCAGCGCCGCGTTCCAGGGCGAACGTGGAGCGTTCGGCGATGAGGCCGTGCGAGCATATTTTGGCAAAGAGGCTCAACCCGTTCCTTGTCGCAGTTTCGCAGATGTGTTCCGTGCCGTTGCCACGCGCCAGGTTGAAGCCGGGCTGGTGCCTGTAGAAAATTCCCAGGCCGGCAGTATCAACGAAGTGTACGACCTGTTGCGCCAGTATGACCTTTTCGTCACCGGGGAAATCAGCCATCCCGTCAATCACTGCTTGCTGTGCTTACCGGGTCAACAGTTGAGCGATATTCGCCGTGTCATCTCGCATCCGCAGGCGCTGGCACAGTGCGATGCTTTTTTGCGCACACTCGACGTGGAAATTGTCGCGACCTATGATACCGCCGGCAGCGCCAAAATGGTGCGACAGGAGAATCTGGTGGGGGTAGCGGCCATCGCCGGAGCTGGCGCGGCGCAATTGTATGAATTGGAGATTCTGGCCCGCGATATCCAGACCATTAAAGATAACTATACCCGTTTTATTGCCCTGGGGCGAGAACCGGCGCGTCGTCGTGAGGGTGAGGCGAAAACCATGCTGGTGATGGCTACTGCCCATCAACCCGGCTCTCTCTATACATGCCTCGGCGTCCTGGCCGAAAAACAGATCAACCTGCTCAAATTGGAATCCCGACCCTCGCGTCATCGCATCTGGGAATACGTCTTCTATCTTGACTTTGAAGGCCATCGCGACGACCCACACGTGTCGGCAGCGCTGGCCGATCTAGCCGCATATACTACATTTTGCAAAGTATTGGGATCGTTTCCCAAAAATACATAA
- the aroH gene encoding chorismate mutase translates to MMYCRGIRGATTVERNEREEILQATMELLQLMVRQNDLQVEDIASAIFTVTEDVDAAFPAEAARALGWDEVALICMREIPVPQSLKKCIRVLLHVNTTRGASEMQHVYLREAVSLRPGLAAKMKNQ, encoded by the coding sequence ATGATGTATTGCAGGGGTATCCGGGGGGCTACGACGGTCGAACGGAATGAGCGCGAAGAAATTTTACAGGCGACGATGGAGCTTTTACAATTGATGGTGCGACAGAACGACTTGCAGGTGGAAGATATTGCCAGTGCCATTTTTACGGTGACAGAGGACGTGGACGCGGCATTTCCTGCGGAGGCAGCGCGAGCGTTGGGGTGGGATGAGGTCGCACTGATATGCATGCGCGAAATTCCGGTGCCGCAGAGCCTGAAGAAATGCATTCGCGTCCTGCTGCACGTCAATACGACGCGCGGCGCGTCAGAAATGCAGCATGTCTATCTACGCGAGGCGGTTTCGCTGCGACCGGGGCTGGCGGCGAAGATGAAAAATCAATGA
- the aroF gene encoding 3-deoxy-7-phosphoheptulonate synthase: protein MIITLRERVSSEERSQLAALLCQITGNGRPTHSTIIDERELIVLDDGQLDAQACMAIENQSAVEGIVQVRTPYQLVSSAFKAGKSVVQVGDASRSQPVSIGGGAAAMVIAGPCAVESREQLLETAQAVKEAGAQILRGGAFKPRTSPYQFQGLGIEGLQLLAEARELTGLPVITEVMEPEMVEAVAEYADILQIGSRNMQNFPLLFATGRDRRRRPVLLKRGFAATIDEWLLAAEYIVAAGNPHVILCERGIRSFDTHTRNLLDLACIPLLRTLTHLPVIVDPSHGTGRRELVPTMSRAGIAAGADGLILEVHRDPNSALCDGRQSITPEQLQAIVHETRIINQLLEGKMLVA, encoded by the coding sequence ATGATTATTACGCTTCGGGAGCGGGTGAGCAGCGAGGAACGTAGCCAGTTGGCGGCGCTTCTTTGCCAGATCACCGGCAATGGGAGACCAACTCACTCGACGATTATCGACGAACGCGAGCTGATTGTGCTGGATGATGGTCAACTGGATGCGCAGGCATGCATGGCCATTGAGAATCAGAGCGCGGTGGAGGGGATCGTGCAGGTACGCACCCCATATCAACTGGTGAGTTCGGCCTTTAAAGCAGGGAAGAGCGTTGTCCAGGTGGGCGATGCGAGCAGGAGCCAACCGGTCAGCATTGGCGGCGGTGCGGCAGCGATGGTGATTGCGGGACCATGCGCGGTTGAGAGTAGAGAGCAGTTACTGGAGACGGCACAGGCAGTCAAGGAGGCGGGGGCGCAGATTTTACGCGGAGGAGCGTTCAAGCCACGCACGTCTCCCTACCAGTTCCAGGGACTGGGTATCGAAGGGCTGCAACTGCTGGCGGAGGCGCGCGAACTGACGGGGCTGCCGGTGATTACGGAAGTGATGGAGCCGGAGATGGTCGAGGCGGTTGCTGAGTATGCCGACATTTTGCAGATTGGCAGTCGCAATATGCAAAACTTCCCGCTGTTGTTCGCCACGGGTCGCGATAGGCGAAGGCGTCCGGTGCTGCTCAAACGGGGATTCGCGGCCACGATTGATGAATGGCTGCTGGCGGCGGAATACATTGTGGCGGCGGGCAATCCGCATGTGATCCTGTGCGAGCGCGGTATCCGCAGCTTTGATACGCATACCCGCAACCTGCTCGACCTGGCCTGCATTCCGCTCTTACGGACACTGACACATCTGCCGGTGATTGTTGATCCCAGCCATGGCACGGGGCGGCGCGAACTGGTGCCGACGATGTCACGCGCGGGGATCGCCGCGGGCGCGGATGGGCTGATCCTGGAGGTGCATCGCGATCCGAACAGCGCATTGTGCGATGGACGGCAATCGATTACTCCGGAGCAGTTGCAAGCGATTGTGCATGAAACGCGCATCATCAACCAGCTATTGGAGGGGAAGATGCTGGTTGCTTAG
- a CDS encoding prephenate dehydrogenase/arogenate dehydrogenase family protein translates to MKRIAILGLGLIGGSLALAIRQANLVGQIAGYDAYPDAIRGAMERGAITHCAATAEEAVRQADVVILATPIGAMPALFERIAPALKPGTLVTDTASTKAQVIEWARRLLPAHAVFVGGHPMAGRECSGIEAADAGLFEGCTYCLTPAYDTPTAAVIQMSELVRGLAAQPLVLDAQEHDRLVAGVSHLPFVVSAALVRMLGQDEEWARMSQLAASGYRDMSRLAAGSPVMYRDICLTNREAIIDRIDALVMELASLRSLIATGDDTLEGYFAQSKEIRDGGSGSAF, encoded by the coding sequence ATGAAGAGAATAGCGATATTGGGATTGGGTCTGATCGGCGGTTCGCTGGCACTTGCCATACGGCAGGCGAATCTGGTGGGGCAAATCGCGGGGTATGATGCTTATCCTGATGCTATTCGTGGCGCAATGGAGCGTGGCGCGATCACGCATTGCGCTGCCACGGCTGAGGAGGCTGTCAGGCAGGCCGATGTGGTGATACTGGCGACACCGATCGGGGCGATGCCGGCCCTGTTCGAGCGTATCGCGCCGGCTCTCAAGCCAGGTACATTAGTGACCGATACAGCCAGTACGAAGGCACAGGTCATCGAATGGGCAAGGAGATTGTTGCCCGCGCACGCGGTATTCGTGGGCGGTCATCCGATGGCCGGGCGCGAGTGTTCGGGGATTGAAGCGGCTGATGCAGGACTATTCGAGGGTTGTACGTATTGTTTGACGCCTGCATATGATACGCCTACCGCTGCTGTGATACAGATGAGCGAGCTAGTAAGGGGGCTGGCAGCACAGCCATTGGTACTGGATGCACAGGAACATGATCGCCTGGTGGCAGGCGTCAGTCATCTGCCATTTGTGGTTTCAGCGGCATTGGTGCGGATGTTGGGCCAGGATGAGGAATGGGCGCGAATGTCTCAACTGGCGGCTAGCGGCTACCGGGATATGTCGCGGCTAGCGGCAGGAAGCCCGGTGATGTACCGGGACATCTGCTTAACAAACCGGGAGGCAATCATAGACAGGATTGACGCGCTGGTGATGGAATTGGCGAGCCTACGGTCGCTTATTGCGACCGGTGATGATACGCTTGAGGGCTATTTTGCGCAGTCGAAAGAGATACGGGATGGAGGATCGGGGAGCGCTTTTTAG
- the aroB gene encoding 3-dehydroquinate synthase — MEVNAAGALTLKSGTTSSQAIIAWGGLQRLPEILHASGLPHRLFIVTDANVGELYAGLTLDTLQQASFAPNLLTIPAGESSKSLLYWQQILDWLVENKAERQEPLLALGGGVVGDLTGFAAASYHRGIPLIQIPTTLLAQVDSAIGGKTGVNHPKGKNLIGAIYQPRLIIVDPACLLTLPDRVYREGWAEIVKYGMILDAELFELLETHAASLYARKGDPALLTRIISRCIQLKMDVVSSDERETGLRTILNYGHTFGHALEALTDYGAWLHGEAVSIGMEVAAHIAVSKGLLSPGDALRQRRLLQALGLPTHCSGLDIEALLIAMQRDKKVQSGRVRWVLPTHIGHAAIYHDIPLDTVRNAINTVQAVQ, encoded by the coding sequence GTGGAAGTTAACGCCGCTGGGGCGCTTACTCTTAAATCCGGCACAACCTCTTCTCAAGCAATCATTGCATGGGGTGGCCTCCAACGGCTGCCGGAGATACTGCATGCCTCTGGACTGCCCCACAGGCTATTCATTGTCACCGATGCGAACGTCGGAGAACTCTATGCAGGGCTAACCCTGGATACACTACAACAAGCCAGCTTTGCTCCCAACCTGCTGACCATTCCGGCAGGAGAATCGAGCAAATCACTGCTTTACTGGCAGCAAATTCTGGACTGGCTTGTAGAAAATAAAGCGGAACGCCAGGAGCCACTCCTGGCCCTGGGAGGGGGAGTCGTCGGCGATCTTACCGGTTTTGCCGCGGCAAGCTATCACCGTGGCATCCCTCTCATCCAGATTCCCACCACCCTGCTCGCGCAGGTCGACTCCGCCATAGGCGGCAAAACCGGCGTTAACCATCCAAAAGGCAAGAATCTCATCGGCGCCATCTACCAGCCCAGGCTCATCATCGTAGACCCCGCCTGTCTCCTGACCCTTCCCGACCGCGTCTACCGCGAAGGATGGGCCGAAATCGTGAAGTACGGCATGATTCTCGATGCCGAATTATTTGAACTCCTCGAAACCCATGCCGCTTCTCTTTACGCGCGCAAAGGTGACCCCGCGCTGCTGACCAGAATCATCAGCCGCTGCATCCAATTGAAAATGGACGTGGTCTCGTCAGATGAACGGGAAACCGGATTGCGCACGATTTTAAATTATGGTCATACCTTTGGCCACGCGCTTGAAGCACTTACAGACTACGGTGCCTGGCTGCATGGCGAGGCCGTTTCCATCGGCATGGAGGTCGCCGCTCATATTGCCGTCTCAAAAGGGCTGCTCTCACCCGGAGATGCATTACGCCAGCGACGGCTATTGCAAGCGCTCGGTTTGCCCACCCATTGTTCTGGCCTGGACATCGAAGCTCTTCTTATAGCTATGCAGCGAGACAAGAAGGTCCAATCCGGGCGCGTGCGCTGGGTTCTGCCTACACATATAGGGCATGCCGCTATCTATCATGATATTCCATTAGATACGGTTCGGAATGCCATAAACACTGTGCAGGCGGTACAATAA